The following are encoded in a window of Camelus ferus isolate YT-003-E chromosome 20, BCGSAC_Cfer_1.0, whole genome shotgun sequence genomic DNA:
- the LOC102520158 gene encoding zinc finger and SCAN domain-containing protein 31-like: MKNDSIIIMIDKGSKITSTSKNAVLQLKECSGLKIPPDSWDVKTSESYPEPLQTKMSTKLREGAALTPVVHIREEHEGLRIVKVEEEEDHAWEQKPGQQGNEYNYQELLRRRFRQFRYQEAPGPQEALSQLRELCQKWLQPELHSKEQILELLVLEQFLTILPKELQARVWGYHPRSGEEVVTVLENLETELGDKGQQVGKSRCSFMSAPRVCQQRERAWVPGSAHYKQVLWKEVGPGSLAGQSLTVQLKCDPWEHIPLQENAGGETRNMTGEFALNQISEERNSLDAFQHPKCGETFLQCRGKSEQPKANPTRVKRHKCKECGKAFAQSSGLVRHCRIHTGEKPYKCNQCGKAVSYKSALLSHQEIHNKIKRYQCNECGKAFSQNTGLVLHQRIHTGKRPYRCKECGKSFSQSSHLIGHLRIHTGEKPFKCNECERAFTQRSGLMEHQRSHTGEKPYTCKECGKAFRGSTSLTQHLRIHTGEKPYQCEECGRAFIQRSSLVRHQRTHRGQKSVSVVCKTAKKTPSLASFQLPFSDVAFLGAMGDSQTPRRRQAAV; this comes from the exons GAGTGCTCTGGTCTTAAGATTCCTCCTGATTCCTGGGATGTTAAGACAAGTGAATCCTATCCTGAGCCATTGCAAACTAAGATGTCCACCAAGTTGAGAGAAGGTGCAGCCTTGACTCCCGTGGTCCACATTCGAGAGGAGCATGAGGGTCTGAGAATAGTGaaggtagaggaagaggaggaccaTGCTTGGGAACAGAAGCCTGGACAGCAAGGAAACGAGTACAATTATCAGGAACTCCTCCGCCGGCGCTTCAGGCAGTTCCGTTATCAGGAGGCCCCCGGACCTCAAGAAGCGCTGAGCCAGCTTCGGGAGCTCTGCCAAAAGTGGCTGCAGCCTGAGCTGCACAGCAAGGAACAGATCCTGGAGCTACTGGTGCTGGAGCAGTTCCTGACCATCCTGCCCAAGGAGCTCCAGGCCCGGGTATGGGGCTATCATCCAAGGAGTGGAGAGGAAGTGGTGACTGTGCTGGAAAATCTGGAGACAGAACTTGGAGACAAAGGACAACAGGTGGGGAAAAGCCGTTGTTCATTTATGAGTGCACCAAGGGTCTGCCAGCAAAGAGAGCGGGCATGG GTCCCAGGCAGTGCACACTACAAACAAGTGCTGTGGAAGGAAGTAGGACCTGGAAGCCTTGCAGGTCAGTCACTGACTGTCCAGCTAAAGTGTGATCCGTGGGAGCACATTCCTCTGCAAGAGAATG CAGGAGGTGAGACGAGGAATATGACTGGTGAATTTGCTCTGAACCAGATTTCTGAAGAAAGGAATTCACTGGATGCTTTCCAGCATCCAAAGTGTGGAGAAACTTTTCTTCAATGTAGGGGTAAATCAGAACAGCCAAAGGCCAACCCCACAAGAGTAAAACGACATAAGTGTAaagagtgtgggaaggcctttgcTCAGAGCTCGGGGCTTGTTCGACACTGcagaattcacactggagagaaaccttataaaTGCAACCAGTGTGGGAAAGCTGTCAGTTATAAATCTGCCCTTCTCTCACATCAggaaattcataataaaataaaacgcTATCAgtgcaatgaatgtgggaaagccttcagtcaAAACACGGGCCTTGTTCTTCATCAGAGGATCCACACTGGGAAGAGACCTTACAGGTGTAAAGAGTGTGGTAAATCCTTTAGTCAAAGTTCACACCTTATCGGACATCTGAGgatccacactggagagaaacctttcAAATGTAATGAGTGTGAGAGGGCCTTTACTCAGAGGTCAGGGCTCATGGAACATCAGAGAagtcacactggagagaaaccctatacgtgtaaggaatgtgggaaagccttccgAGGGAGCACCAGCCTTACTCAGCACCTGAGgatccacactggggagaagccctatCAGTGTGAGGAATGTGGCCGAGCCTTCATCCAGAGGTCAAGCCTGGTTCGTCATCAGAGGACTCACAGAGGGCAGAAGTCTGTGTCT GTTGTTTGCAAAACAGCAAAAAAGACTCCAAGTCTGGCGTCTTTTCAGCTACCGTTTTCCGATGTAGCTTTCCTGGGTGCAATGGGCGACTCACAAACACCAAGAAGACGCCAGGCTGCTGTCTAG
- the LOC102520402 gene encoding LOW QUALITY PROTEIN: zinc finger protein 708-like (The sequence of the model RefSeq protein was modified relative to this genomic sequence to represent the inferred CDS: inserted 5 bases in 3 codons), protein MLAAKHPTRKGAIIFVSLVIKHSSNNTFSVKRSCRVRKKQVSETFFFYFRDPGIGLSITCHRRATASTGLTPEPWELNKRHIGPAGLPGDAGHAGGGVSRPSAQGGVTSGRRRKLAARLSFGFRSRGPALLPGCPQKPPVEILAEGMMAVDTRKSAGQPFQAPWGQQGPVMVKVELEEDHPRNQGLSLPKNQPPTWKIFRQQFRHFCYQDSPGXHLALSQLRDLCHQCLRPEMHTKEQILELLVLEQFXILPQELQSQVWEHHPESGEEAMTMLENLARKRNVHIGGDYLQQSSSRVKDLSPSHQRKEVLTKHQSLQAGREPFECVYCGKAFCRSADLAAHKQFHSKEKPYECDECGKTFRQRSNLTEHQRIHSKEKXYECKVCGKAFTQYAGLNQHRRIHTGEKPFECPVCRRAFSRSSELIIHHRIHSGEKPYECVECGKTFRVNSTLIIHQRSHTEEKPYKCEECGDAFSQHSGLNKHKLGGKHGNPPKPKKYTCDECGKTFTQVTGLRNHRRIHTGDKTYQCPECGKAFMKGEHLIEHQGIHNKEKPYQCKECGKAFSQKTGLSHHLKIHTGEKPFECSECGQAFSCKSNLNKHKRVHSEEKSYKCEECGKAYRQRATLIQHQRGHVVPGPSSRGNEVEPTVEAQP, encoded by the exons ATGCTGGCCGCGAAGCACCCTACACGGAAGGGAGCAATCATTTTTGTATCTCTTGTTATCAAGCACTCCTCCAATAACACATTTTCAGTTAAGAGATCCTGCCGTGTTCGCAAGAAGCAAGTGTccgaaactttttttttttatttcagagatCCAGGAATTGGGCTTAGTATTACCTGTCACCGCAGAGCGACCGCTTCCACCGGCCTTACTCCTGAACCGTGGGAACTGAACAAGCGACACATCGGCCCGGCAGGGTTACCGGGAGATGCTGGGCACGCGGGCGGAGGCGTGTCGCGGCCGAGCGCTCAGGGGGGCGTGACCTCTGGGAGACGCCGGAAGCTGGCCGCGCGCCTGAGCTTCGGATTCCGGAGTCGCGGTCCTGCGCTCCTGCCGG GGTGCCCTCAAAAACCTCCAGTTGAAATTCTAGCAGAAGGTATGATGGCTGTGGACACAAGAAAGTCTGCTGGCCAGCCATTCCAAGCCCCATGGGGTCAGCAAGGGCCTGTGATGGTGAAAGTGGAGTTGGAGGAGGACCACCCCAGAAATCAGGGTCTCAGCCTTCCAAAGAACCAGCCTCCCACCTGGAAGATCTTCAGGCAGCAGTTTAGGCACTTCTGCTACCAGGATTCCCCTG TCCATCTGGCCCTGAGCCAGCTCCGGGATCTCTGCCATCAGTGTCTCAGGCCAGAGATGCACACCAAGGAACAgatcctggagctgctggtgTTGGAGCAATT CATCCTGCCCCAGGAGCTCCAGTCCCAGGTGTGGGAACATCATCCAGAGAGCGGGGAGGAGGCAATGACCATGCTGGAAAATctggcaagaaagagaaatgtccACATAGGAGGAGACTA CCTCCAGCAATCTAGTTCAAGGGTGAAGGACCTGAGCCCCAGTCATCAGAGGAAAGAG GTCCTTACAAAGCATCAGAGTCTCCAGGCTGGAAGGGAACCGTTTGAATGTGTATACTGTGGGAAAGCCTTCTGCCGCAGTGCAGACCTCGCTGCACACAAGCAGTTCCACAGCAaagagaaaccttatgaatgtgATGAATGTGGGAAAACCTTCAGGCAGCGTTCAAATCTTACCGAGCATCAGCGAATTCACAGTAAAGAAAA CTATGAATGTAAAgtatgtgggaaagccttcactCAGTATGCAGGCCTTAACCAACACCGgagaatccacactggagagaaaccttttGAATGTCCTGTATGTAGACGAGCCTTTAGCCGCAGCTCAGAACTTATAATACATCACAGAATTCACTCAGGGGAAAAGCCCTATGAATGTGTGGAGTGTGGAAAAACCTTCAGAGTGAACTCAACCCTGATCATACATCAGAGAAGCCACACTGAGGAGAAGCCCTATAAGTGTGAAGAGTGTGGTGATGCCTTCAGTCAGCACTCAGGCCTTAATAAACACAAGTTAGGAGGGAAGCACGGGAACCCTCCCAAACCAAAAAAGTATACGTGTGATGAGTGTGGGAAGACCTTTACTCAGGTAACTGGCCTGAGGAACCACAGAAGAATCCACACTGGGGATAAGACCTACCAGTGTCCTGAGTGTGGCAAGGCCTTCATGAAGGGAGAGCATCTCATTGAACATCAGGGGATTCACAACAAGGAGAAGCCTTACCAATGTAAAGAGTGTGGCAAAGCCTTCAGTCAGAAGACAGGTCTTAGTCATCATCTTAAAatccacacaggagagaaacctttTGAATGTTCTGAATGTGGGCAAGCCTTCAGCTGTAAGTCAAATCTCAATAAGCATAAGAGAGTCCACTCTGAGGAAAAATCCTATAAATGTGAAGAGTGTGGGAAGGCCTACAGGCAGAGAGCCACACTGATCCAGCATCAGAGAGGCCACGTTGTGCCAGGCCCCAGCAGCAGGGGGAATGAGGTGGAGCCCACAGTGGAAGCTCAGCCCTGA